One window of Paroedura picta isolate Pp20150507F chromosome 2, Ppicta_v3.0, whole genome shotgun sequence genomic DNA carries:
- the LOC143829606 gene encoding uncharacterized protein LOC143829606 isoform X3 gives MEAYKLLSNRNKRNLYDCYLKDRKKETDTVPTHENSKISTVQKEPHVKAAKLSSDVGKSSPERSKKPFSAYDEPAFESYEEQCSEDNFSHESEEIFGQSSESSSELSSKSKNLNSESNFESRDPSPESNKSFQSRKSPRSNQKNKLPPRKKALSTQKHGPQDGKSRLPTREENPPAMTIKLHTKSQSIKKPFPENSESYIWKCKSQTEMNKPCPGKNIQQDENWEINTGKQKLPKLKTEPSSREDQLYTGKMKLHNGKSDLHPKNILLKGKADGLTVKYKMQITKSLAMKNKSYARLKHIKELNHTAGQKKLLDGFESGIRYLRYTRRKDSTAIRQDSQPGNTKWQSQKSELQTGNSRTHFQRSKMQTEQSKFHAGKNNMDVQSREILFRKNKNNVKTKDLCKDRNNMKARELHVGKSKMHVWNRRDNKVALQCKELMTETHKPDYLWKIPDTVWFAPQENTGKLFFAETTPFSDSPVPLLGNRRPCRATQILNGNQKANIEAWNKISLLHNRKNMLSHINMQSQNGKDYSPYLSNQILSNIPILCPCSKCSQCRFKWYPNKL, from the coding sequence ACACGGTGCCTACTCACGAGAACAGCAAGATAAGCACGGTACAGAAGGAACCTCATGTGAAGGCAGCCAAGCTAAGTTCTGATGTTGGCAAGTCAAGTCCTGAGAGAAGTAAGAAGCCCTTCTCTGCATATGATGAACCAGCATTTGAATCTTATGAAGAGCAATGTTCAGAGGACAATTTTAGCCATGAGTCTGAGGAGATATTTGGACAGTCTAGTGAATCAAGTTCTGAGTTGAGTTCCAAGTCTAAAAACCTAAACTCAGAGTCAAATTTTGAGTCAAGAGACCCAAGTCCTGAATCTAACAAATCCTTTCAGTCACGTAAGTCCCCAAGAAGCAACCAAAAAAACAAACTGCCCCCTAGGAAAAAGGCTTTGTCAACCCAAAAGCATGGACCTCAAGATGGGAAGAGTAGACTGCCAACTAGGGAGGAAAACCCACCAGCTATGACAATTAAATTGCATACCAAAAGCCAGTCCATTAAAAAGCCTTTTCCTGAGAACAGTGAGAGTTACATTTGGAAGTGTAAGAGCCAAACTGAGATGAATAAGCCTTGCCCAGGAAAGAACATACAACAGGATGAAAACTGGGAAATCAATACTGGGAAACAAAAACTTCCAAAGCTAAAAACTGAGCCTAGTAGCAGGGAGGATCAGCTCTATACAGGGAAGATGAAACTGCATAATGGTAAGTCTGATCTTCATCCAAAGAACATACTTCTGAAAGGAAAGGCTGATGGTCTCACTGTAAAATACAAGATGCAGATCACAAAGTCTCTGGCTATGAAGAACAAGTCTTACGCAAGATTAAAACATATTAAGGAACTCAATCACACTGCTGGGCAAAAAAAATTACTTGATGGATTTGAATCAGGGATCAGATACTTGAGGTATACCAGGAGGAAAGATTCAACAGCCATAAGACAAGACTCACAGCCTGGGAATACTAAATGGCAATCCCAGAAGAGCGAATTACAAACTGGAAACAGCAGAACCCATTTCCAGAGGAGTAAGATGCAGACTGAGCAAAGCAAGTTCCATGCTGGAAAAAACAATATGGATGTCCAGTCAAGAGAAATTCTTTTTAGGAAGAACAAAAACAATGTCAAGACAAAGGATCTGTGTAAGGACAGGAATAATATGAAGGCGAGAGAGTTGCACGTTGGGAAGAGCAAGATGCATGTCTGGAATAGGAGAGATAATAAAGTGGCCCTTCAGTGCAAAGAATTAATGACTGAGACCCACAAGCCAGATTATTTGTGGAAGATACCAGATACTGTCTGGTTTGCTCCCCAAGAAAACACAGGCAAATTGTTTTTTGCTGAAACAACACCATTCTCTGATAGCCCAGTTCCTCTGCTAGGTAACAGAAGACCATGCAGAGCAACCCAGATCTTGAATGGAAACCAGAAGGCAAACATTGAGGCCTGGAACAAAATATCTCTATTGCATAACAGGAAAAATATGCTTTCACATATCAATATGCAGTCTCAGAATGGAAAGGATTATTCTCCATATTTAAGTAATCAAATATTATCAAATATACCAATCTTATGCCCCTGTTCAAAATGCTCCCAGTGCAGGTTCAAGTGGTATCCCAACAAACTCTAA